The following coding sequences are from one Chaetodon trifascialis isolate fChaTrf1 chromosome 24, fChaTrf1.hap1, whole genome shotgun sequence window:
- the LOC139327774 gene encoding dipeptidyl peptidase 4-like, whose translation MVGAAFFILTSRCCDGVCFTGSFLESFADFCPLAPEQVSVGKVILGIFGVAVVVVLIAVPTAIYLRDDQGGDSGRYFTLEDVFNSSLQPRSYGMRWISDHEYLQKTGGTVHLHNVLNNESSEFLTSDKFDEKGAYDYQLSADRKYVAFMSNHSKLWRHSFTALYSLYDRNSNKFLTSSDDLDEVQYFAWAPEGNKLAYVWKNNVYIRTSPESPSQQVTSNGEHNKIFNGIPDWVYEEEMFSSTQGLWWSPGGKYVAYVETNDTEVHIIEYTWYGDEQYPSTVHIPYPKPGTPNPTVRLFVVDTDNIMKITEVVVPASFNSSEHYLATVTWVTDNRIAVQWLKRVQNYLILQIYDFNGSTWEPGQSQEVTSSNGWVGRFSPSEPVFDTDHNSYYLLMSDTQQYKHIHHVVGGNATAITSGQWEVIDILKVTADSVYFSSNEMDGKPGGRNVYKWTKQGKSKKCLTCAFSGDCQYNSAYFSHNASFYRITCGGPGIPQYHLIDNLKNQDMKVLEDNNEFKSLISDIHMPTMRRGTIIIEGFTLWYQMFLPPGFDESKKYPLLIDVYAGPCSQKVDFRYRASWSTYLASTEKIIVASFDGRGSGYQGDKLMHAIYKRLGTYEVEDQITAARKFVDMGFIDKDRVAIWGWSYGGYVTSMVLGSGSGVFKCGMAVAPVSKWNYYDSIYTERYMLEPSQNEGFYSNSTVTERAKNFHSVQYLLVHGTADDNVHFQQAAEISEALVEEQVDFEAMWYTDKDHGLTGSAYQHVYTHMTHFLLRCFA comes from the exons ATGGTCGGTGCTGCTTTCTTTATACTCACTTCTCGCTGTTGTGATGGGGTTTGCTTCACAGGGAGCTTTTTGGAGAGCTTTGCTGACTTTTGTCCGCTCGCTCCTGAACAGGTTTCCGTCGGGAAAGTGATCCTCGGAATCTTCGGGGTCGCGGTCGTCGTCGTCTTAATAGCGGTGCCCACGGCGATATATCTGAGAG ATGATCAGGGCGGAGACAGCGGGAGATACTTCACCCTGGAGGACGTCTTCAACAGCTCGCTGCAGCCCAGGTCCTACGGCATGAGGTGGATCTCAG ATCATGAGTACCTTCAGAAGACCGGGGGCACGGTACACCTCCATAACGTGCTCAACAACGAGTCCTCGGAGTTCTTGACCAGCGACAAGTTT GATGAGAAAGGCGCCTATGATTACCAGCTGTCTGCTGACAGGAAATATGTTGCATTCATGAGCAACCATTCCAAG CTGTGGAGGCATTCATTTACAGCCTTGTACTCACTTTATGACCGGAATTCAAA CAAATTCCTCACGTCCTCTGACGATCTTGATGAAGTCCAGTACTTTGCCTGGGCTCCCGAGGGGAACAAACTG gCCTATGTTTGGAAAAATAACGTGTACATACGGACCAGCCCTGAGTCGCCCTCACAGCAGGTCACTTCCAACGGCGAGCACAATAAGATCTTTAATGGGATCCCAGACTGGGTGTATGAGG AGGAGATGTTCTCATCCACTCAGGGCCTCTGGTGGTCTCCTGGAGGGAAGTACGTGGCCTATGTGGAGACCAACGACACTGAGGTCCACATCATAGAGTACACCTGGTACGGCGACGAGCAGTACCCCAGCACCGTTCACATTCCCTATCCAAAG CCAGGAACTCCCAACCCCACCGTCAGACTGTTTGTTGTGGACACTGACAACATAATGAAGATCACTGAGGTTGTTGTTCCAGCCTCTTTCAATTCAAG TGAACACTACCTGGCCACTGTCACCTGGGTGACAGATAATCGTATTGCTGTCCAATGGCTAAAGAGAGTACAAAATTACCTCATCCTTCAGATCTACGATTTTAATGGATCTACATGGGAACCTGGTCAG TCTCAGGAGGTGACGAGTTCCAACGGTTGGGTTGGCCGG TTTTCTCCATCAGAACCAGTGTTTGACACAGACCACAACAGCTACTACCTACTGATGAGTGACACTCAGCAGTACAAGCACATCCATCATGTGGTCGGG GGCAATGCCACAGCGATCACCTCTGGACAATGGGAAGTCATTGACATTCTGAAAGTAACAGCGGATAGTGT ATATTTTTCCAGTAATGAAATGGATGGCAAACCAGGAGGAAGGAATGTTTACAA gtggacTAAACAAGGAAAGAGCAAAAAGTGTCTGACTTGTGCGTTCAGTGGTGACTGTCAATATAACTCAGCCTACTTCAGCCACAACGCCTCCTTCTACCGTATTACCTGCGGTG GTCCTGGCATTCCTCAGTATCATCTCATAGATAACTTGAAAAACCAAG ATATGAAAGTTTTGGAGGACAATAATGAATTTAAGAGCCTGATATCTGACATCCACATGCCCACCATGCGTCGAGGGACCATCATTATCGAAGGATTCA CTCTCTGGTACCAGATGTTTCTGCCTCCAGGATTTGATGAGTCCAAGAAGTACCCCTTACTGATTGATGT GTATGCCGGACCCTGCAGTCAGAAAGTGGACTTCCGCTACAGGGCGAGCTGGTCCACGTACCTGGCCAGCACTGAGAAAATCATCGTTGCCAGCTTTGACGGAAGAGGAAGCGGTTACCAAGGCGACAAGTTAATGCACGCAATCTACAAACGTCTGGGAACCTATGAGGTGGAAGATCAGATAACGGCAGCCAG gaaATTCGTTGACATGGGCTTCATTGACAAAGACAGAGTTGCTATCTGGGGCTGG TCTTATGGAGGATACGTGACGTCAATGGTTTTGGGATCTGGGAGTGGAGTCTTCAAGTGTGGGATGGCGGTCGCCCCGGTCTCCAAATGGAATTATTATG ACTCCATCTACACGGAGCGTTACATGTTGGAGCCTTCACAGAATGAGGGTTTCTACAGT AACTCCACAGTGACTGAGAGGGCCAAGAATTTCCATTCAGTGCAGTATCTCCTGGTCCACGGAACAGCTGACG ACAACGTTCATTTCCAGCAGGCAGCCGAGATCTCCGAAGCTCTGGTGGAAGAGCAGGTGGACTTTGAGGCCATG TGGTACACAGACAAAGATCACGGGCTCACCGGCTCGGCCTATCAGCACGTCTACACACACATGACGCACTTCCTGCTGAGGTGTTTCGCGTGA
- the LOC139352059 gene encoding grancalcin-like: MAYPGYGGYGGQMPGMPGAGMPPQGMPGGPMGGPMPVPMGGPMGGAPPQGGYPPYGGGYPGPYGGQPLAANDPMWGYFTAIAGQDGEVDAEELQKCLTQSGFTGSYTPFSLETCRIMIAMLDRDYTGKMGFNEFKELFTALNGWKQNFMMFDQDRSGTVEPHEMSQAVGAMGYRISPQALNVIIKRYNKGGRIFFDDYVACCVRLQALTENFKRRDTMHQGSVTFQYDDFILCTMAI, encoded by the exons ATGGCGTATCCAGGTTACGGCGGG TATGGGGGTCAAATGCCAGGCATGCCCGGTGCTGGGATGCCGCCTCAAGGAATGCCTGGAGGGCCCATGGGAGGCCCCATGCCTGTGCCCATGGGTGGGCCGATGGGAGGCGCACCGCCCCAGGGGGGATATCCGCCCTACGGTGGAGGCTATCCAGGCCCATATGGCGGCCAACCCCTGGCTGCCAATGATCCCATGTGGGGCTACTTCACGGCCATAGCGGGCCAG GACGGCGAGGTGGATGCAGAGGAGCTCCAGAAGTGTCTGACCCAGTCCGGGTTCACCGGCAGCTACACCC CATTCAGCCTCGAGACCTGCAGGATCATGATCGCCATGCTGGAT AGGGACTACACAGGCAAAATGGGCTTCAACGAATTCAAGGAGCTGTTCACGGCTCTGAACGGCTGGAAGCAGAACTTCATGATGTTTGACCAGGACCGGAGCGGGACCGTGGAGCCTCACGAGATGAGCCAGGCGGTCGGCGCGATGG GCTACCGCATCAGCCCTCAGGCTCTGAACGTCATCATCAAGCGCTACAACAAAGGAGGAAGGATCTTCTTCGACGACTACGTGGCCTGCTGCGTCAGGCTTCAGGCTCTCACAG agAACTTCAAGCGGAGAGACACCATGCATCAAGGATCTGTCACCTTCCAGTACGACGAC TTCATCCTCTGCACAATGGCCATCTAA